CAGCCGGAAATCCGCTATGCCGCCGCCCGCGTGCTGGAAGCGCGGTTGGGCGACGAAGACCTGGGGCAATGGGGTCTGGAACTGATCGGGCCGCGCCAGCCGGAGAAAGCCAACGATATGCGCAATTGGCCGGAGCCGGCGCAACGGCCGCGTCTGCTCAACGCCGTGGTCAACGCCCTGGCCAGCGATTCCCCAGCCCGGCGCTACGCCGCTGCCCAGGTGCTCGGCCTGCGCCCGCAGCCGGAAACCTTCTGGCGCGAGGCGAAGCGTCTCGCCGAAATTGCCACTGATCAGGCCCCACCGCAAACCGCGCCCGAAGCCGAAACGCCGCTGGAGCGCAAGACTGGCTGGATACGCGGTCTGTTCCAGCGCAAGCCGCAGCCGAACAACTCCGCCACCCAACGCCTGCTGACGGTGTTGCGCTTCGCCGGTGGCGGGCGGCGACCGCCCAAAGCGCAAGATCAAGCCAGCGCGTCCGAACTGTGGCGGCTCGCGTTCGGCACGTATGCCGGCCTGATTCGGCAAGCGCCGGTCGCCAAGGGGCCGGACGATTATCAACGGGTGCGGCGCGACAGCATCGCCCGTCTCGCGGTGTTGGCCCAGCAACCCACCATCGGCCGGGAAGCGGTGTTACCGGTGCTGCGCCAAGCCTTGGGCGATCCGCATCATCTGGTCCGACAAGCAGCGCTGAACGCGCTGGCCGAACTGCATCCGCGCGAGCCGCTGGAGCCGCTGGCGCTGGCCTTGAACGTCGATTCCGCCGACCTCGGCCGCAATGCCTTCGACCGTTTGCTGACTTTGGCCGCAGCCGGCGATGCGCGCGCCGCCGAGCTGGTCCGGGGCGCGGTCGATGCCGCCAATGCAGAGACGCGCCGCCACGCCTTGGAGCAACTGCCTCGCTTGTACCCCGCCGGCAGTCTGGAACCCTGGTTGCTGGCTTTGAACAGCCGTCACGACGATTTGCGGCTGACGGTGGTGGATCGCTTGCTTGATGCCAACGATCCGCGCATCGCCGCCGCTCTAAGCCGCGCTTTGGAAAGCGAACACGAGGAGTTGCGCCTGCGCGCCGCCGTAGGCTTGGCTCAACGCGGCGAGTCGCTGGCGCTGGACGTATTGGCCGCTGCTCTGCACGGCGAAGCGCGGACCGCCAACCGGGCATTGGAAGCGCTGGTCGTCTTGGCGCACGCCCGGCCGAACGAGCAGGTCGCGGCGAAAGCGGCCGAAGCCGTGACCGCGCGCCTGGAAGACGATCCCGATCTGACCGCCGACCGTCCGGTTCTGCTGCGCGCCCTGGGTCGCATCGGCCACATCGCCGCCGCGCCGCTGCTAGGCCGTTGGTTGCTGGACAAGGACAAAGCCACGCATCACGGTCTGGCGTTGGACGTATTGCTGCAACTGCTGCGCGACCGAATCCAGCCGGAGCAGAAGCGCGCAGACGGGCGGCAATACCTGCGCTATCGGGAAGAATTGGCTCTGGAAACCTTGCCGCCGTTGCTCGATCACGACAACGCCGCGATTCGCACGCGCGTCGTCGAGGTGTTGGGTAACCTGGAGGCGAAACCGGCGGAAACGCTGCTGGTCCGATTGCTGGACGACCGCGACGAGGCGATTCGGGCGCTGGCGTGCGCGCAACTGGCGCAACGCATCGTCGCCGGCATGCCGGGCGCGAGTTTGGAGCCGCTGACGCGGGCCTTGATCGGTGGCCGCCGCGAACTGTTGCTGGCCGCCACCGAAGGCTTGGCCAAGCAGCAACGACTGGAGGCCTTCCAGCCGCTGTTGCTGGCGTTCACGGCAGGCACGGAGGTGGAGCGCAAACGCGCCATCGCCGCGCTGGGCGAATTGGGCGACCGGCGCGCCTTGGAATATCTGGAACCATTGCTCGATCAACGCGCCGACTTGCCCGCCGACGACCGCGCCTTGGCCCCGGATGCCGCCGAAGCTCTTGGTGCGTTGCTGCCTCGGCTGACCGACGCCGACGAATGCCAGCGAGTGCGCGATAATTTGGAACGGCTGGCGCGCGAGGGTGTGGGTGAACTGCGCTGGCGGACGCTGAGCGGTTTGCGGCGCGTCGGCGACGAGCGCAGCCGTGCCCTGCTAGAACGCCTCGCCAGCGATCCCTACGAAAACGGCACTGCCCGGCAACGAGCCGCCATCGAACTGGGCGAATTGGGTCATTCCATATCCGAATCGGTATTGGAGTCGCTGCTGCACCAGCGCGATGCCGGTCTGCGCAAGGCGGGTCTGGAGGCGTTGCGGCGGATTTATCCCAATAATGCCACTCAGGTCAACCTGCTGGCCCTGAACAGCGAGTACGCCGAAATCAGCCAGCCCGCCGCGCGCTTTCTGGCCCGACAAGGCGACCCCGCCACCCTGACCCAGCGGCTGGGCGTGGTGAAAGATCAACAGGTTCGCCAACGGCTGCGGCGCGGGCTGATCCGTCGACAAGCGTTTTCCCGCGATGCCTTGGGCGAGTTGCTACGCAGCGACGCAGCCGCAACGCGCGCCGAAGCGGCCTGGATCGCCGGCAACAGCGGCGACCGAGATTTAGCGGCAGGGGTGCAAGCCGCGCTGGAGCGAGCGGCGAACGGTTGGCGGCAGGCCGACGAACGGCATTTGTGGGAACAGGCCGGCGCGGAAGCGCAAGCCTGGCTGGCCAGTCTGTGGACTGCCCGTCAATTGCAACTCGCCGTCGCGCCCGCAGCGCGGGCTGCGCTCGCCGATCCTCGTCATCCGGTTGCGGTACGGTGCGAAGCGATTCGTTGTCTGGCTGAATGCGGCGACGCTAAGGACAGCAACACGCTGCTGCAAGCCTTGGAGGATGTCGACTCGGGGGTGCGTGCGGCGGCCAGCGCCGCTCTAGCGCGGCTGGGTGGCGAGCCCGTACTCCAGCATTTGGAGCGAACCAAGAGCGTCGATGGCGCGGCCTTGCGTCCAGTCCTGCGGGCGATTCTGCCCAAAGCGGATGGCCGCTTGCTAGCCAGCGCCGAGCAGCGGCAAGCCGCCTTGCCGGTTTATCTGGAACAGCGGGAGGTGGCGACGCTCATCCAACGCGCCATGGCGATCGACAGTGAAGCAGCAGCGCGGTC
This region of Pirellulales bacterium genomic DNA includes:
- a CDS encoding HEAT repeat domain-containing protein, which produces RERDLQELTFAVIVARDIALARAQLEPDLLLSALSAGQPEIRYAAARVLEARLGDEDLGQWGLELIGPRQPEKANDMRNWPEPAQRPRLLNAVVNALASDSPARRYAAAQVLGLRPQPETFWREAKRLAEIATDQAPPQTAPEAETPLERKTGWIRGLFQRKPQPNNSATQRLLTVLRFAGGGRRPPKAQDQASASELWRLAFGTYAGLIRQAPVAKGPDDYQRVRRDSIARLAVLAQQPTIGREAVLPVLRQALGDPHHLVRQAALNALAELHPREPLEPLALALNVDSADLGRNAFDRLLTLAAAGDARAAELVRGAVDAANAETRRHALEQLPRLYPAGSLEPWLLALNSRHDDLRLTVVDRLLDANDPRIAAALSRALESEHEELRLRAAVGLAQRGESLALDVLAAALHGEARTANRALEALVVLAHARPNEQVAAKAAEAVTARLEDDPDLTADRPVLLRALGRIGHIAAAPLLGRWLLDKDKATHHGLALDVLLQLLRDRIQPEQKRADGRQYLRYREELALETLPPLLDHDNAAIRTRVVEVLGNLEAKPAETLLVRLLDDRDEAIRALACAQLAQRIVAGMPGASLEPLTRALIGGRRELLLAATEGLAKQQRLEAFQPLLLAFTAGTEVERKRAIAALGELGDRRALEYLEPLLDQRADLPADDRALAPDAAEALGALLPRLTDADECQRVRDNLERLAREGVGELRWRTLSGLRRVGDERSRALLERLASDPYENGTARQRAAIELGELGHSISESVLESLLHQRDAGLRKAGLEALRRIYPNNATQVNLLALNSEYAEISQPAARFLARQGDPATLTQRLGVVKDQQVRQRLRRGLIRRQAFSRDALGELLRSDAAATRAEAAWIAGNSGDRDLAAGVQAALERAANGWRQADERHLWEQAGAEAQAWLASLWTARQLQLAVAPAARAALADPRHPVAVRCEAIRCLAECGDAKDSNTLLQALEDVDSGVRAAASAALARLGGEPVLQHLERTKSVDGAALRPVLRAILPKADGRLLASAEQRQAALPVYLEQREVATLIQRAMAIDSEAAARSSAIAALGRLGGEAAQTALQGILANKGEDSAIRAIAFKSLRRLERRAARRVASVA